One window from the genome of Bdellovibrio sp. NC01 encodes:
- a CDS encoding DUF58 domain-containing protein produces MSLPPEVLKKVKLLEINTRKLVNNLFAGEYHTAFKGQGMTFADFREYVAGDDIRSISWPLTARTGKPYIKTYEEERELTLILAVDVSGSADFGTGPYFKGEVMTQLAALLAFSAVKNNDQIGLLLFSDQVEHFVPPKKGRGHVRRLLRDLFYYQPKSHKTKISAGLSFMQGALKKRATIFVFSDFMDQGFEQSLRLLGRKHDVVACVVNDAAEISLPRMGVIEVQDAETGEVLTVDTSSPSFRQEYEDAVQQRKEQRDKLLRLSQVERVDVKSSEDYVDPLVAFFKKRK; encoded by the coding sequence GTGAGTTTACCTCCTGAGGTCTTAAAGAAAGTTAAACTCTTAGAGATCAACACAAGAAAGCTTGTGAACAATCTCTTTGCCGGTGAATACCATACGGCCTTTAAAGGTCAGGGTATGACTTTCGCTGATTTCAGGGAGTACGTAGCGGGCGACGACATTCGTTCGATTTCTTGGCCGCTGACTGCGCGCACAGGAAAACCTTATATCAAAACATACGAAGAAGAGCGTGAACTGACTTTGATTCTTGCAGTTGACGTCAGTGGCTCTGCCGATTTCGGAACGGGTCCTTATTTTAAAGGCGAGGTGATGACTCAGCTTGCCGCTTTACTGGCTTTTTCAGCCGTGAAAAATAATGACCAAATTGGTTTGTTATTGTTCAGCGATCAAGTTGAACATTTCGTGCCACCGAAAAAAGGTCGCGGTCATGTGCGCCGTTTGCTTCGTGATTTATTTTATTATCAGCCAAAAAGTCATAAGACGAAAATTTCTGCGGGTTTAAGTTTCATGCAGGGTGCATTGAAAAAACGCGCAACGATTTTCGTGTTCAGTGATTTTATGGATCAAGGCTTTGAACAAAGTTTGCGTTTGTTGGGACGTAAGCATGACGTGGTTGCATGTGTCGTGAATGACGCTGCGGAAATTTCATTACCACGCATGGGTGTGATCGAAGTTCAGGATGCCGAAACCGGCGAAGTTCTGACGGTCGATACATCATCACCTTCATTCCGTCAGGAATACGAAGATGCGGTCCAACAGCGTAAAGAACAACGCGATAAACTTTTGCGCTTGTCGCAGGTAGAACGCGTTGATGTGAAATCCAGCGAGGATTACGTAGATCCTTTGGTGGCGTTCTTTAAGAAGAGAAAATAA